From Pelotomaculum isophthalicicum JI:
AGCTGGCATCACAAAATGAAATTTAGGTTCATTATATAGCATTGCGATTTTTCTATCAAGCGCTAATTGCAGCAATACCCCAGTACATGCCGAGTGATTGGAAGACTTAATCGTCAAGGCAAGTCCGGACATCATAAACGAAGGGCAAAAAGGGGGCCTGGCGGCATAGCCAGGCCGGTGATGACGGCAACAAGGATCAGCCATTTCTCCAATTTGGAAAACATGTTGTCCTCCGCAACATAACAAAGACTTTTTTCACTACCGGCTTCAAATTCTAAAGACCTCCGGAGCGCAAGATAGATACCAAAAACCAAAAACCCATCACACCTGCTATAAAAAAGCCGATTTCTGCTACCGGTACCTGGCCGAACAGGAGATAACCGCCCCGGGAAATGAGGGCGGAGCCTACCACCAGGCCGGCTATCACGATGCCGAAGGCAAGGCGGTTGACCATAATGTTTACTCTTGCTGTGATTTCTTCAACCTGGGGAAATTGGTGTTTTAGCTTTAATTCGCCCTCTGCGGCCAAATCCAGAAGGTCATATGTTTTTTTCGGTAAAAGTGGCAACAGGTTGCCCATTTCCAAGAGGTGTCTTGCAGCGTTTCCGGATAATTTCCGGGGTGAAAACCTCTCCCGGAGCATTCGCCTGCCAAAAGGTTCGGCCACCGTAACTATGCTCAGGCCGGGGTCCAGTTCCCCGACAATACCTTCCAGCGTCAAAAGCGATTTAACCAGCAGGGCGAATTCCGGCGGTATCCGGATGTGGTGCCTGAAGGCGACGCCTATAGTGTCGTTCAACGCTTCGCCCAGTTTAATCTGGCTTAATGGAATTTCGTAATACTTTCTCTGCAGCAGGTCGATGTCCCGGCGCAGGAGCTTCCGGTCGACGCTTTTGGGCACCACTCCCAGGTCCAAAACCGCTTTCATTACCGCGTCGGCGTTTTTGCTGATCAGGGCCATCATTAAATTGCCGACTTTATTCTTGGTTTCTTCGGTGAGATGGCCGGCCATTCCGAAGTCCATGAACACAATTTTCCCCCCGCTTAAGGCAGCCAGGTTCCCGGGGTGGGGGTCGCCGTGGAAGAAACCGTCAATCAATATCTGTTTAAAAACAGCCCGGGCAACTTTTCTCGCCAGGGCCTTTCGATTTAGGCCCGTACGTTCGATCTCCGAAAGATTGCTGAGCTTGACGCCCTTCACGTATTCCATGGTCAGGACTTTTTTAGAGGTGTATTCCCAGTAAACCGCGGGGATGACCACGTCGTCATCCCCGGCGAAAATTTTTGTAAAGGTGTCGGCGTTTCTCCCCTCCGCGTTATAGTCCAGCTCTTCGTGAAGGGTCCGGTCAAACTCGGAGACCATCTCGACGAAGCTGTACATTTCCGCCCATTTCGAGCGTTTTTCGAGGAAACGCGCCACGTCATACAGGATCTCGATATCTGTTTCAATGACCTTTTCAATACCGGGGCGCCTGACTTTAACCGCAACTTCCCTGCCATCGGCAAGCACGGCCCGGTGCACCTGGCCGATGGAAGCGGCGGCCAGCG
This genomic window contains:
- the ubiB gene encoding 2-polyprenylphenol 6-hydroxylase, which translates into the protein MMSGMQLGKRYKHLQRYREITGVLLKHGFGHVLHNIGLLDFLSIKAKLVLKKEPVAEMLSPAQRVRLVLEELGPTFIKIGQILSTRPDILPPDYIKELEKLQDKVPPFSFDEVKRQIESELALPVEELFIEFDPEPLAAASIGQVHRAVLADGREVAVKVRRPGIEKVIETDIEILYDVARFLEKRSKWAEMYSFVEMVSEFDRTLHEELDYNAEGRNADTFTKIFAGDDDVVIPAVYWEYTSKKVLTMEYVKGVKLSNLSEIERTGLNRKALARKVARAVFKQILIDGFFHGDPHPGNLAALSGGKIVFMDFGMAGHLTEETKNKVGNLMMALISKNADAVMKAVLDLGVVPKSVDRKLLRRDIDLLQRKYYEIPLSQIKLGEALNDTIGVAFRHHIRIPPEFALLVKSLLTLEGIVGELDPGLSIVTVAEPFGRRMLRERFSPRKLSGNAARHLLEMGNLLPLLPKKTYDLLDLAAEGELKLKHQFPQVEEITARVNIMVNRLAFGIVIAGLVVGSALISRGGYLLFGQVPVAEIGFFIAGVMGFWFLVSILRSGGL